The following proteins are co-located in the Triticum aestivum cultivar Chinese Spring chromosome 1A, IWGSC CS RefSeq v2.1, whole genome shotgun sequence genome:
- the LOC123043930 gene encoding formin-like protein 20, producing the protein MRLTSFFQPAPPEPRPRRASPEPYPATYHHAPPPPLQHFPVAPPPTSPGWPPPPAPLTRTTPPPPHPWWSYHHRDLSRCRIRSASSVVVLVGSGGVRLQRRRPRGIRWDPPPPPPHSLPPCGARQHCRAARPRPHRTNERISLNLRRWIQAPPVRSRPKYPRRKGEVV; encoded by the exons ATGCGGCTGACCTCCTTCTTCCAACCCgcaccgccggagccccgcccccgcCGCGCGTCGCCGGAGCCCTACCCCGCCACCTACCACCACGCTCCGCCTCCTCCCCTGCAGCACTTTCCCGTGGCGCCGCCCCCTACTTCTCCTGGATGGCCACCGCCCCCTGCTCCGTTGACCAGAACAacccctcctcctccccatccatgGTGGTCGTACCACCACCGCGACCTCTCCCGGTGCCGGATCCGATCCGCCTCCAGCGTCGTCGTCCTCGTGGGATCCGGTGGGGTCCGCCTCCAGCGTCGTCGTCCTCGTGGGATCCGGTGGGATccgcccccgccccctccccattcACTACCTCCCTGCGGTGCCAGGCAACACTGCCGCGCTGCCAGGCCCCGCCCCCATCGCACCAATGAGCGCATCAGCCTCAACCTCCGACGATGGATCCAGGCTCCCCCGGTCAGGTCGCGCCCCAAGTACCCGCGCAG GAAAGGTGAAGTGGTGTAG